The Oncorhynchus clarkii lewisi isolate Uvic-CL-2024 chromosome 12, UVic_Ocla_1.0, whole genome shotgun sequence genome segment TCAgtccctccctcttactctcatGGGCATTGAACCTACTCTCATACACAGCAAATAGTTGTTATGAAATAGATGCAGTACAGTTCAACTAGCTTGCCAACTGCTCTACCTCGAACCACAATGTTGGAACGTAGTATCAATGTAAGGCAGAATTACCAAGGCAGgttcgctgtccatggtgctagtTTTTCTTGAATGCCTCAATTGATGCATTGGTGTGTGTGCAGACTTGTGTAGGTAACGCCTAATATTTAGATTTTGTTCTTTGTAATAAGAAGTGCAAACTCCTAATCATAAAATTACAATTTTCACAACTATAGGATCTCTATTGCCCTAATGATCTTTCCTTTAGAAAAATCAGGTGAGAAGCAAAAGTCTCTATTGAGTGGAGTTCCCCTCACTTTACGACTGTGTCCACTGACCACCTCTCAAGAACCCCTCAAGAAGAAGAGAGCCAAAGCAACCAATAGCATACCAATATCATCCTGTGTGAATATTCTGTACAGCTGTGACAGCACAAAGACATTTCTCAACTGTCCTATCAGCATCCTCTGTCTCAACTTTAATATGACAACAGATGACATAGATGTCACTTGTCTATGCACTTCCCATGGTGTTTGGTGTGGAGGATTTGAGACTGAACTGAAGTTCCTAGTTGTGTTGTGTATCAGCTGCACAGAAGTTGTGCCGTAGGCGAGCCCTGCCCTTGGTGCGAAGGCTGGAGACACATCTGTGACAGTGGCGCCAGAGGCAAGCACGGCTATGCACTTCTGGACTGACACTTGGCTGGCATAAACTATTGTGTACAGTACGTGGGAAAACATAAACCATGTCTGTGTTGACACATCATATCTCCTTTAGTTGGATGATAGTAGACCTAAAATAAATCCCTGTGCCCTGGTGAGAGAGAAagttattacagtttttttcaactgcttacacacaaaatcttttcatgtcacacgatttttgaaacctctcactcaaagtgttaaactacacaccaaatatccaaaaccataagctatttctcagcctttaactcagttgtcaattgcatgaaacacttttttcaaaacactacacacaattctctacctaaaacacaaacatctaacaggaagtgacttgctttccttttccaaacacaaccaatcaaaatgctacacttattcaccaggtggtcctccatcacaatgccacactgggtcTGTACAACACTGGCCATATGTtcacttttctggatgcaatgatacacaatgcttgtccctgatccagatcaggagcctgctagatttgtggttttatgggacaatgttagttttcaccgggctgttctggtttgccacccatccacaatttgtagttttgtacctacccccatattcaccttttctaaatcccatagagAAATTATTCTCAGCCTggcgctggaaagtgtatgatcgccaaccctatgcccgcatgccgcttctccaggcaatggaggacgcatgtggggccctagaggttgcctctgtccaaggttggatacgccatgctaggataTACGTCCCTCtatgtttggcaagagaaaacgtatcttgtgatgtggacgaagtattgtggccagaccAAGGCCGGAGAAGAAACGAAGCGTAGCCCCCTCCCCTACAAATTCCTGGACTGCCCCctaaagaatatacttttggtttacatatgtttatggttttgttgtatgctactgtatgcaacagtaatgtttggcttactaaatattttctgtttctacattgcattggtgtttacagtgtgcttgttacccctctcagcagattactttcactgtagaacattgtattgaaatgtagatataagcctatgaaagacccaagagctttagatttagaacaacagtgtttacatggtatatccaaaaatgtactattatgaaagcagtgtttgccatttgatgcaaatgcttcattctgacatgtgtttatggcattttgaatgcagtgttacatttggAAGGAGATATGAGCCATTTTGCATTTTGTatgtgcagttttgggaattgtgtgtagagttttgaaaaaaaggagacagttttgaaaacttgtGTAAGCAGTTGTGAAAAACTGTAAATCAAACCTGTGCTCGGATGTTACAGTAACTAGGTCTTTATTTggaacattatttaaacatttagATAAACATTTAGCTCCTCATCCTCATTTTTTTCTAAATGAAGGCTGAAAATAAAGAATTTGTTGTCAGTCAGCGTCTCGCCTTCTGAATGACAGAAGTCTGCCACTACTAAAGTAACGGTGCCCACAATTTGTTTATAGCAGGTAATATAGCGCAACAATCATTTTGTCATCCATTTGGTCTTACCTAAGTGTTATTTCACCTCAGCTGTACTGTTGGCCaacataataaataaaaaaactataGGTAAGTATGTTTTCTCTCATAAAAATCTTAATGTTATGGCAGATAGTGGAGAATTTGACTAAAACTCTTGAACATAAGGCATCTTTAAAACATACTGAACAGCATAACGCCAACCATTTTGAATTCAGTATAACAGCATATCTAAAAGATCAGATTGACTACTGTGTTGCAAAAGCTGCTGTACAGTTAACTTGCAACCTGCAATATGTTCCCTATCCATATCCACAATGCTGAATTGCAGTATCAATGTAGTAATGTGAATCATTGTCTAGGTCAACACATTATCAGATGTCCATGGTTCTAGTTTTGCGAATAACTCAATTGTTGCCAACACTTcttcaacctgtgtgtgtgtgtatgtatgtgtgtgtgtgtatatgtgcatgtgtgtgtgtgtgtgtgtgtgtgtgtgtgtgtgtgtgtgtgtgtgtgtgtgtgtgtgtgtgtgtgtgtgtgtgtttgaaagagagagtgtgggagagagcgagacagagagagcacctGTCTTTATGGTATGAGGTAATCTAAATGTGAACATTATATAGGTCAACTGATTGTTTTACACGTAATGCGTTGGTCTCAGTATCTGGTTGGTTGTCTAGAAATGCGTAGCCTATCAGGCCAGGGTGATAATTACACTAAATAGAGCTTCCATCAGTGTTGGATACACAAAATGGCACACGTTCAATGTTTCAATGCAAGGAATAGCACAGTTTTAGCTCATAACACCTCCATTGAACAAGTCATTTagagaaaatagaaaaaatgtgCACATATCCATGTTAGTCGTTTCTAAATGTACTCTGTCAAGCAAATTAAAATAAACATGTTGTATAAGCATTACCTTTCATCCAATCCAGCACTTGCTTGGGTGTCCATTTGCTTATAGGTTCCATCACCAGAGCCATCATCGATGTCTTTAAATCCTTCAAACGAGGACTTGATCGGGCGTGAAAATCGTGTTAAAAATCAGAAATGTTGTATCGGTACACAAGAGAACACATAGCACAGGTGCACCTTACTGGGTAAAGGCATGGCTGGTGACAGTATCCTGGGTAAGGAATGCGATGGTGCAGTCCACGCGCTCACAGAAACGACTCCCccgcccatctctctctctcgctctctctctctctctctctctcacacacacacacacacacacacacacacacaagtacctGCCGACCACTGTGTGGAGAAGCGAGTCTCTCTCTGAGTGAGAAAGTCTTgcaacccctccctcccctgcACACCGCAGCATCACATGCTTCGTTCCAGAGACAGAAGGAATGGTGCAATAATACATAATTACCTGACGCCTTTATAGAGAAGCAATGGCAGCTGAGCGTGATGCATTATTTTTCGAATGGACATTTCTGTTAAATATAATATCTCCACTTATAATACCGTTATTATCAGAAATATGTTCACCTCCTTAACTGACGTCATTTCCAGCCCATTTGAGTTGGAACCGAAACGAATCTATTGTGTTTTAACCAATAGAAAACTAGTGATGCCTGCATCAAGCCTGTATGGATACAGTATGGGGGGAAACCATATGAAACTGGGTCACCCTGCAATTAAAGTAACGATTCTAAATTGAAATAATTATTATTAAACAAAACATGAAAGACAATTGATTGTCCAAGTCGTTTTTAAAGTTAGTTACAATATACCTCAGTTACTGTAAAACCACATCACATCATGACAAATGGTGGGATGTGTGCTAATTAATCACTTCTTTCTGATGCCCCCATGCTTAATTATTAGGAAAGTAAATGTAGTACATAATTATTAAGCTATAGTCAATAGTCACCATTACAACTATAATCAACTATTTATGGTGTGTGCACACTGTGTGAGCCCTTGCTATGCTGGGCAGCATGATGACACATctttacctaatactgtacctgctaaGCCTGTTACTGACTCTTTGAAGATCTGGCCATTTCTTGTATCTTTATTCAAGTCTCCCCATAGGTTTCACTTCATGGTGATAAATGGAATAAACCTCAACGTTTTCTTATGGAAAATGATCAGAGGTATGGgaatagtcacacacacactcacacacccacacatacacacacaaacatggccACCACTCTCCCTAACCATTACCCTCTCCTCTGCTGCTCAAACAGTGCCATGCTAATAGTCCTTGGCATGGCTGCTGCATGACCCAGTGGCTCCCGACAGGGTGTGAAGTGGTGGCATTGGCTCTCACTCCTGACACACTGGTTTACTGTTAATCCTCTCAGTCTAGTTCCCAAGCAGCATGCCACTATGATCACTAGCAATGTCCAGATTGTCCATCATAGCCTACCCCTAGACTAAACATGTGCTTAATGTTGTTCAATACTGTTTTACACATTAGATGCACCCAACTGAAAGAAAAATGCATGCATACCTAACACATGCTATCACATAGTCACACTCACGTAAAGCCTGACAGCCATACATCCCTGCTGAGAATTCTGAAATTAACCTACCCACAAGTCATGCCAGTGATCCAGATAGATATTTTACAAATTAAGATCAAGAGGCTCACTCAGGCAAAATATAAACCCACCATGGCTAAAAAAGTAAGTGTATATTATAGTCAATTGCAACCCCCATTCCAATGGCCAATACAGTTTATTCTCCACAAGACATGACTGCAATAACTCAGTTCTTTAGCATAttaatatttattatttattcagTCGCTTTCAAGATTAAAACGCATTAGAAATGTGGCACAGCATGATATGTTTATCTGGCACAGATGTTGTGTAATATCTTTCTTGTCAAAATGCAATGTGACACTTGCAGTAAACATGCAATGCTTTTGTATGACAGCAGGTGGCAATATTTTTCTGCTTTGACAACCAAGttaggaaaatattttttttctttggCGTTTTGTAAATCTGTGTTTAAAACAATATAATTTCAAATCAGCAGTATCTGTGAGGAATAATTTctcagaaacaagattctttacAAGATCAGCTCACAGTTCCCTGTTTTTCTACTCTTTGTCTTTAAACTCGAAAGCTTGACATTGTCTCAGGCAGCCAAGCATGACAATATAGCAACTGGTTGCATTTATGTAGTAAATATTTTGGACATTGTggcattttctaaagatatttctttcaACAATTCAACAAAACGAGGGGATCTCCTTCCGAATtatcaattgaattttccactTGAATGCAATACAACTGACCACCAAGTATAGATTCAGTGGAATGCTTTAGCATTGTCAAGTACGTTAGAGTTGGCAGACAAAGTGGAAATACTGCTGGTTTCAGTCAGGTGGGCTTCTTCCTGGGCTCAGGGTTGGGGATGCGTAGGTTGGAGATGCGCAGGTCGGGAGAGCTGAAGTTGGAGCTGGCCACGGTGCAGGTGCTGAGGTAGTGGATGACGATGCTCTGGGCCGTACTGGAGTCTAGGCCGTGGTCCTGACAGAGATACTGGCTGAGCTGCTTCACTGGTTCTGGTACCAGGCCCTGGGGAGGGGTCTGGACCAGGGGAGAGCTGCCCCGGGCCAGGCTGTCCTGCATATGCTGTCTGTACACCTCCAGCAGCTTACTCTCCAGGTAGCCGTTCAGCATGGAGTTGGACAGAGGTTCCCTGTTCAGGGTGATGATGCTGCTGTCTATGACCAGGTTACCCTCATCCTGCAGGGTCTGGGACTCCACCTGTACCCCAGGCTCTACAGGCCCTGTGGGTTCCAAGGACTCCAGCTCTCCCAGGTCCTGAGACTGAAGAAGTGGCCCTTGGAACACCTCACTCTCCAGCCGCAGGCTCATTGAACTCCTGTTTCCCACATGGTCCCCTCTGAGCTGCAGGTCGGGGTAGTCTTTGCAGAAAGTGGTACAGCACCAGGAGCGATAGAGCTCCAGGTCACCATAGTCGTCACTGTGGCTATTGGGGATGGTGAGGGCATCACTGGGCCTGGTGGTCGCTCTAGGACCAGACTGCACCAGGCCATCCATGTTTCCTGTGCAGCCCACACACCAGAAGCACATTTTTAAATTTGAAGTATTCAATCAAAAATGAATGAAATTATTAAACATTGTACACATGCCTGGATGCACTTAATCTCATATGAGCCTTCTAAAATGCAGCATAACCAACTGATCCAGCGAGGCATGCAGTATTTCAGACAAATCCAAAATGCTTACCTAACATTGAACCTTGGTTCAGAACGATATTGGGAGCAGGGTGTGGTGGACGTTCCTGAGCCTTTGTGGAATCACAATCACAATCCTCTTTCCTGTACCTGAAGACTCTGATGAAGGCTTCTCCCAACATGGCAACCACTACACAACAGTGCATATTATCTCAACACAACATAGCAGCAAACCACACCAACTAGCACTTTCAATTGTGTATTTCCACAGATTTTATTCCAGAACTAGCATTAATCTGGTTCCACCCCAAAGTATTATGCTACCATGACATTAGCTTATCAGGCTCGAAATATACATAAATACTCAGATTCTTTTGCCAGGTCACATAAAACATAAATAGTATAAAACACAGGACAGGTACTGAGAATATCCCTACCTCTGTTTTTACAATAGATTATGTTTTCTTCAGTCTGTCCACTAATACAAGGTTTACAAGTTAGCTACAGATGTCTCTGACTGGTAAGCAGCCACGGTATTGTGCTGTCCCTATTTGTATAGAGCATCTGAGTAGCAAATGTTTAAAACAGGAAGTATGTCAGAAATAAAGTGAGAACACTCACTACCCCTGCTCTTCAGCTGCTGCCTTCTGTGATGTGACACATCAGTTTTAGAATGTAAGGAGAA includes the following:
- the LOC139422973 gene encoding TLR adapter interacting with SLC15A4 on the lysosome-like isoform X1 — protein: MNDSHPIYCKINKVMLIKHFFVPPHLKRHRPPPRHILFQFSLHSKTDVSHHRRQQLKSRGMVAMLGEAFIRVFRYRKEDCDCDSTKAQERPPHPAPNIVLNQGSMLGNMDGLVQSGPRATTRPSDALTIPNSHSDDYGDLELYRSWCCTTFCKDYPDLQLRGDHVGNRSSMSLRLESEVFQGPLLQSQDLGELESLEPTGPVEPGVQVESQTLQDEGNLVIDSSIITLNREPLSNSMLNGYLESKLLEVYRQHMQDSLARGSSPLVQTPPQGLVPEPVKQLSQYLCQDHGLDSSTAQSIVIHYLSTCTVASSNFSSPDLRISNLRIPNPEPRKKPT
- the LOC139422973 gene encoding TLR adapter interacting with SLC15A4 on the lysosome-like isoform X2, with protein sequence MLGEAFIRVFRYRKEDCDCDSTKAQERPPHPAPNIVLNQGSMLGNMDGLVQSGPRATTRPSDALTIPNSHSDDYGDLELYRSWCCTTFCKDYPDLQLRGDHVGNRSSMSLRLESEVFQGPLLQSQDLGELESLEPTGPVEPGVQVESQTLQDEGNLVIDSSIITLNREPLSNSMLNGYLESKLLEVYRQHMQDSLARGSSPLVQTPPQGLVPEPVKQLSQYLCQDHGLDSSTAQSIVIHYLSTCTVASSNFSSPDLRISNLRIPNPEPRKKPT